A window of the Brachyspira suanatina genome harbors these coding sequences:
- a CDS encoding DUF4234 domain-containing protein yields MNIGAVRSIPTMFFLNFFTLGIYHFYWIYYITLEVKNFTKRKDISPSLELLLSIITCNLYSIFCYNKYGNIIHKEIALKIDENDKNDVTQTVMVSFIIVLFVGMPIIGGLIFAFVMGVLVSGMAVLYGGAYDSFTLNPEVLLVFAGTILALIIIVIVITAMLLIPDIIMQKKLNTIWKKVKEAHYNKN; encoded by the coding sequence ATGAATATAGGTGCTGTAAGATCAATCCCTACAATGTTTTTTCTAAACTTCTTTACTTTAGGAATATACCATTTCTATTGGATTTATTATATTACTTTAGAAGTGAAGAATTTTACCAAAAGAAAAGATATATCTCCTTCATTAGAACTTTTACTTAGTATTATAACATGCAATCTTTACAGCATATTTTGCTATAATAAATACGGAAATATTATTCATAAAGAAATAGCTTTAAAAATTGATGAAAACGATAAAAATGATGTTACTCAAACAGTTATGGTTTCATTTATTATTGTATTATTTGTAGGTATGCCAATTATAGGAGGATTAATATTTGCTTTTGTTATGGGAGTATTGGTAAGCGGTATGGCAGTACTTTATGGAGGAGCATATGATAGTTTTACTTTGAATCCTGAAGTATTATTAGTATTTGCAGGTACTATATTGGCACTCATTATTATTGTTATAGTAATTACTGCTATGTTACTCATTCCTGATATTATTATGCAAAAGAAATTAAACACTATATGGAAGAAGGTAAAAGAAGCTCATTATAATAAAAATTAA